The genome window AACTCTTTGAACGTTCCGCTGCCCGGAACGGTTTCAATGCGCACGGAATCGGTGCGCTGGAACGGCGTGTCGCAGTAAAGACAGTTGCGGTGGCATTCGCAGAAACGCACAAAAAGCTGGCGGCGGCCGATGTTGACGCCCTCGCCCTGCGCGGAACTGAAAATTTCGCTCACAAATGCGGATGGTTGGTTTTTCTGGGTCATTTCCTTCGATTCCTGAATGTTCAAAGCGGGAGCATACCTGAAGGCGGCGCCGGAATGGAATAATGGAATGGTGGAATAATGATAAGGATATAGAAGATTCCTGTGATTCTGGTTTCCAAGACTCCAAGATTCCAGTATTCCAATAGCCCATTCCCATGAAAGTAGACCTTTTTGATTTTGATTTGCCCCGGCAGTACATCGCGGACCATCCGGCCAGCCCGCGCGATTCCGCGCGCCTGCTCGACCTGACCGGCGACGGCTTTGCCGACCGCGTCATGCGCGACCTGCCGGACTGCCTGCAGCCCGGCGACCTGCTGATCGCCAACAACACCAAGGTTATTCCCGCGCGGCTCGACGGCCTGCGCGACGCCGTAAAAATCGAGGCCACGCTCCATATGCGCACCGGCAACGACGAATGGCTCGCCTTCGCCAAGCCCGGCAAGCGCCTCAAGGTCGGCCAGCGCGTCGACTTTGCCGACGGGTTCTGGGCCGAAGTCGCCGAAAAGCTCGACGGCGGCGACATCCGCTTCCGCTTCAACTGCGGCGGAGATGAACTTTTCCAATGTTTGGAAAAATACGGACGCATGCCGTTGCCGCCCTACATTCAGCGCAAGTTGGAATCCACCGAAAACGCCACGGACCGCAATGATTACCAAACACTCTTCGCCAAAGAAGAGGGGGCAGTCGCCGCGCCGACCGCCGGACTTCATTTTACGGAGAAAATTTTCCAGGGTTTGGAAAAAAGCGGCGTGAGTTTTGAAACCGTTACGCTGCACGTCGGCGCCGGCACTTTCCTGCCGGTCAAAGTGGACGACACCGAAGAGCACAAAATGCATTCCGAGTGGGGGACGCTTTCGCAGAAAACCGTCGAGTTAATCAACGCGACCCGCATGGCGGGAGGCCGAATCGTCGCCGTCGGTACCACGTCACTGCGTCTGCTCGAAAGCGCCGCGATTGCGCCGGGAAGCATCAAACCCTTCACCGGAGAAACCGACATCTTCATTACGCCCGGCTACCAGTTCAAGATCGTGGATCTGCTGCTGACTAATTTCCATCTGCCGCGCTCAACCCTGTTCATGCTCGTCTCCGCCTTCGCCGGCCGCGAACGCATGCTTGCCGCCTACGAACACGCCAAGGCCGAAAGCTATCGCTTCTATTCCTATGGCGATGGTTGCCTGCTCAAGCGGCGCTGACGACCAGCGTTACTCGGAGCGGGCGGAATCCGCGATAGAGTGAATGCGATGGTGTTTTTCAATGTTCGGAACTTTCTGGAACGCAGGCTGAAGCTGACGGTCAATGAGACCAAAAGCAAAGTCGCGTCTCTGGACGAATGCACATTCCTCGGGTTCCAGATCAAACATGGACGGATTCGATGGAGCCAAAAGTCCGAAAAGGAGTTCAAGCGGCGCATCAAGGAACTCACCGGCCGAAGCTGGGGTGTTTCGATGGCGTACCGACTGAAGAAACTGCGGCAGTATATGCGCGGCTGGATCGGATACTTCGGTATCAGCGAATACTACCAACCCATTCCACTGCTCGACCAATGGATACGCCGCCGCGTGCGGATGTGCTACTGGAAGATGTGGAAGCGACCTGCAAAGCGGTTCCGCGAACTGCTCAAGCTGAACGTTAATATTCGGCAGATCAAAATGGTCGGGTAGTGTCCAGAATCTTTCGCACTTTCGTTTTGGAGTTCTCCATAAATTCTGTTGTTCGGGGCGGCCTCTGGGCTTCGGGCCAACGAGAATGGGTCATATAACTCGTCGGAGTTGGGTCGAAGCCCGAGGCCGCCTATGCGGCATTCTTCTTGAGTTGTTCCAGTTCGTAGAGTCGGGTCATGTTCAGGTAGCGGCGCGTCCCCCATTTGGTGCCTGCGATGTGGCGTAGACGAGCTGCGACCAGCATCAGCGCGGACTGTCCGTCAGGAAAGCTGCCGACTACGCGGGTACGTCGCCGGATCTCGCGCATAATCCGCTCCAACGGATTGTTGGTGCGGATGCGCCGCCAATGCTCCTCGGGATAGCTCATATAGCTCAGTGTTTCGTCTACGGTTCGTTGCACGTGATCGGCCGCTTTGTTCAGCTTCATGCCTTTTAGCTTTTCTACGACTGCCTGAGCCTTTTCCAAGGCCGCTTCGCGGTCTTCCTGGGCATGAATTGCTTTGAGCATGGCAGCGACTGCTTTGACTTTCTGGCGCGGTACATTCTGGAAGATGTTGCGGTACCAGTGAACCACGCAACGTTGCCAGTCGGCGGATGGATAAACCTCGGCGACCGATTCCACCAACCCAAGGCATTTATCGCTGACGATCAAGCGAACCCCTTTGAGCCCCCGCTCCTTCAGATCGCGCAAGAATGCTTGCCATCCGGCCTTGTCTTCCTTCTCGCCTTCGGCGGCACCAAGAATCTCTCGATAGCCTTCCGCATTGACTCCAATAGCGACCAGAACCGATACGTTCTTCACTTCGCCGCCCCAGCTGCGCTTCAGGCAGATCCCGTCGAGATAGACGTACGGATACTCGCCATCAATCGGGCGTGTCCGCCACTTCTCGATGCGTTCATAAACTTTTTGGTTCAGGTTACTGACCGTTCCCGGGCTGACTCGCGTGCCCCACAGTGCCTGCGTAATATCTTCAACACGGCGAACCGACACCCCGGCCAGATACATCTCCATCAACGCTTCTTCGACGGAGCTTTCACGACGACGATAGCGTTCAATGATCTGTGTCTCAAAGGGAATGCTGCGAAGCTTGGGTACTTTGAGCTTCACACTGCCGGCTTGTGTCTCCAGTCCACGCTCGTAATGGCCCGCACGAGAATCCACCCGATCCGGGCTTCGCTCATAGCGTTTTGCTCCGCACAGGGTATCCGCTTCGGCATCCAGCAGGCCGTTGAGCGTCTCCTCAACGGAGCCTCTCACCAGCTCCTGCAGATGTCCCCGCACAGCCGAGTCGTCAATTTCGATGATCTTTTTCGTGGTATCTTCCGTCGTCTTTTGGTCTCTATCCATTTGGTTCTCCTTGTGTTTGCTGACACACGGCTGGTTTTACCAGCCGGGAGAACCCCAATTCAAATGTGCGAAAGATTTAATACGCTATCAATGGTCGTTAGCAGCCGCAAGGCGTATTGGAAGCTGGCACGCACGCTGGCAACCAATATGGGTATGGGAAACGACTGGCTTGCCGAGCAAGGGTTAATCAGTCTCCCGAAGCGCAGCGAAGATAATTTCCGAAGGAAATAGTGACCGAAGGGAGCGGTTCACGAACAATGGTCTCGGATACATTATCCGGCTCAATAGAGTCGGCCGATGCCTTTCGAACCGCCGGATGCGGACCCGCATGTCCGGTGGTGTGGGGAGGGGGAGCTAGACACTCCCCTTTACCCGATTTCTGAAATTATTTAATTAGCTTGGTTGTGAAGATCGCAAGGGCAATGTCAAACAGGGCTGTCAGAATTATTTTTGACCAGAGACGAATGAGCTTCTTTTTGTTTTCTCCTGCTTTTTCCTCCTGCTGGTTTTTGTCCCCATTGGTGAAATTAAAGTAATGGCCTTCGCCGTATCCTGATAAGCTTTTAAACACGGAAGATGACACTTTTTCACCGATTTTCCCTGCAATTGAGATCACAAAAATTGAGATCAAGAGCCAAAGAAACAGCCATTTGCTTGCAGAGACTGTAAGGGGGTCTGTGCAGTTTCCAATTTCGCAACGATAAAACATTAGAGCGCAAGCTAGAGCTCCAGTGAGTAATGGGATTGAGTAATGGATTGATTGCGAAAAAATGCGACGTTGTTTTGAGACCACTTGCATGAATCGCCCAATATGTTTGACCTTCCTTTTTCCTTTGTACCAATCGTTAACAAGGTTGACTAGTTCTTGGCCTAGAGACTGATTGATGAAATCAACTCTGCAGTAAACAGGACTCATCTCATTTTCTAAATTTTCCCAATTGTTTAGTGTCTGGCCTCCTCCGAATAGCGCATTGAGGACGTGAGCAGGTTTAATTTCATTGGCAATGCGTAATGTCATTGTGTGCCGTTGCGGGACTTCAAAGTTAGGCATATCAACCATGAAATCCCACTTAACAAATATTGTCTCTGTGACCTCTGGTCGTTTCCAGTTGTGTGTTTGAAATTCTGCCCAAGTTGAGAACTCTTTAACCGTGTTGTTTCTATAGTTGATTGTTATGGAAGTAATACACCCTTCAACATGATGAGTTCTTAGTTTGTCCTGAACGGCATTGTTTAAATCCTCAATATCTGATGGGCCAACTATAATCGGGTTTGAGAAAAATTTTACTGTGCTGTCGGGTTTGCCAGATAACAGATAAAACCAGGACTTAAATTCATCCTTAGGAATTGAGGCAACCAAGTCCTCGCGTTTGGCAATGGACATGCCGTCACTTTTTTGGATTTCGTTTTCTTTCATGTTTTATCCTTATTACTTCAGAACGTCAAAAGTGAGCTTCGGAAAAGGCCGTGCCGACTTCCGCTCCGTGCGAACATGTGATTTTAAAAATCATCACCGGGGTTTTCCGTAAGTTCAACTTTCTGGTTAGACTTTTTATTTTGTTTTAGCCTCAACTTCATCCGGCAAAGGGAAACCTGAAACAATATCCACCCTGTTATCAATGCTACCAGCAGGAAAACTCCAGTAGGAATACTGTTTCGCAAGTCCGTGAAAATATAAACCTCAAGAGCAATGATGGGGACTATCACGTAAAGACCTTTCTTATACCACTCAGCCTTATAGAAAATTAGCCTAGCATCGCATTCTGGACATTTGATCGGTGTGAACCACGAATGGCGCATTATTTTCCAGTATGAAATACCTGCGTCACACAAAGGACATTTTGATTTACTAATTTTTTTCATCTTAATGTCTAACAGTGGATTAGGTCGCATTGTTTGCGACCTATTTTTTCTTTAAACAAGTATTGTTTGTGTGATAGGTAGCTTACGTGTCTGACTTTTTTATTAAAAGAAAAATGACGAGGAAAGAATCCGTATTTTGGGGTCGTTATGCTGATTTAGTGAATAAACACGGCCTTTCGGGATATGCGGCGGAATGGACGGTGCATCGTGCTCAGCAGTTTGTATATGGTCTTGAAGGGCGCAAATTGCGTAACGTAGATGCGACCTATCTCGATCAGTACCTGAATGTGTTAGGTCGCAATGACTCTCTGCAGGACTGGCAGATGATTCAGGCGATCAACGCATTAAAAATTCTACTGGTTGATGTAGTTAGTCTGGATTGGGCGGTGACGTACGACTGGGATGCGAGGCTGAGCGCCTGCCGCGATCTGGAGCCGACACATCCGACTCTGGCCAGAGAAGCACCACTGATGCGTGATGTTCATAGGCAGGAAGCGTGTGCATTGACTCCGGCGGCCGAGGCGCAGCTCGAACGAATCAAAGAGGTGGTTCGGACGCGTGCGATGTCGATTCGCACAGAGCAGACGTATGTGGAATGGGCGCGACGTTTTGTGGACTATTGCGGAGGGACTTTTCCTGAGGGACCGGCGAAAGTGCGGGATTTTCTGGAGTATCTGGCTCTTGTGCGCAAGGTCGCTCCGTCAACACAGTCCCAGGCGCTGAATGCACTGGTTTTCCTTTACGGTCAAGTGCTGAAGGTGGAGCTGGGTGATTTGGGGGAATATCGGCGTCCGGCCCGGAAACGGCGGCTGCCGGTGGTATTGTCGCCGGGTGAGGTGCAGTTGTTGCTGGCGGCTATGAGTGGGCGCAATAAATTAATGGCGTCTCTCCTTTACGGAGCCGGAATGCGTCTGATGGAATGTATTCGGTTGCGGGTACAGAATATTGATTTCGACAACGGATATATTCTTGTGGTTGACGGGAAGGGAGGAAAAGACCGGCGGGTTCCGTTGCCGGTAAAGCTGGTTCCTGAGTTGAAGGCGCATTTGACCGCGATGAAAGCGCAGCATGACGCGGACTTGACGGCAGGATTTGGAGAGGTCTTTCTTCCGGAAAGTTTGGCGCGGAAGTATCCAAATGCTTCAAAAGAGTGGATTTGGCAGTATGTTTTCCCGGCAGCCCGGCTCAGTACGGATCCGCGGAGCGGTCGGCGCAGGCGGCATCATGTCAGTGAGAAGAATTTACAGAAAGTGGTTAAGTCCAGTGCGGTTAAGGCGGGGATTCCCAAGCGGGTGACCTGTCACACGCTGCGTCACAGTTTTGCGACCCATTTGCTGGCTCGCGGCTCTGATATCCGTACGGTTCAGGAACTCCTGGGTCATGCGGATGTGTCGACTACAATGATTTACACCCATGTGCTGAATCGGTCCGGAGTTTCCGGGCAAAGCCCGCTCGATACGCTGTAGAAAAGTTTTGCTGGTCTGATTCTGCCGCTGGGGGGGGGCGGGAATCCGCGTCTGCGGGTTTGGGCAGGTTGCTGTGGATGCGGTCGTTGACCGCATTCGTGAGAACGTCTGAGCAAGTTGAAAAACCTCCGGGTTTTCAATTTCGGTTAATCAGTTAAAAGGGATTGGTTGTCAGTGAAACGTTTGGCACGGCAATCGGTTGCATAAATTACAGTTGATCGTTAATAAATCACCGTCTCGCAAACCCAAAGGGGTTTGCGGGAGGCTCGTTTGTTGATCGGTTTCTCTAGAAATCCCAGCCGGCACCGATGGTGAGGCTGTTCTGATACATGCTGATTGTGGTTCCTGCGGCCATCGGGCCCAATGGCCCTGCGTCATTTCCGTTGGCGGTCTGTTCGGTTTTAAGAGCATGCACATAGGCGAGATCGATATGGAAATTATCGAACCGGTAGGAAAGTCCGGTCGCCAGATGGGTTTCCATGATGGCGGGGAACAGCGAGTTGCCGAAGGCCGCGTCGGAATCGATGGGGGAGTTGCCGTGCGAAATCCCGCCGCGCAGGGTGAGACGGTCGTTGAGGTCCCAGGTGAGTCCGGCTTTGACAATGTTCTGATCTTCCCAGCCAAACTGGTCGCCCAGCGTGTCGAGTTTGTTCCAGCCGATCCAGCGGTAGTCCAGAGCCACTTCAACATTGGACAGAATGTCATAGGCCAGTCCCACGGTCAGCTGTTGCGGCAGATTCAGGGAATCGTCGAGCAGCTGGTTGTAGGTGTCGAACTCGGTCATGAACTGCTCGGTGATGTAGCTTCCGCCGATCGAGAGTTTGTCGGTAACTTTCTGGTTCACTCCGAAAATGAATCCGGCTCCGACGGCCGTATCCCATTTGTTGTTCTGGGGAACGCCGGCGGCATTAAACATGTCTGTGCGGAAGCGGGACAGCACAAAGATCGGTCCGGCACCGACGCTGAGGCCGCTATCGAATTTTTGGGCGTAGGTGACGGTGAGTTTTGCAATCGACAGTTGAGTCTGCCGGTCAAACGACGTCTGAGCCCCCGGCGTACCTATTCGTCCGTAATCGTAGTCCACGCCCATGCCGCTGGTTCCGTAGATCCCGATTCCGAGGTAGCCGTTGTCGCCGTGGCAGCATCCGAAACTGGTGCTGATTGAAGGGATGAAAAATGCTGAATCGTCGGTTTGCTTACCCGCTCCCCCGCTTAAGGTTGAGTTGATTGTTCGGTTTGGCGCAAATAACTGGATCGAGGCATCGGCGCCGCGTTCCAGATCGGTGAGGCCGGCCGGGTTGAGCAGCAGCCAGGTGGAATCTTTGGCGGAGGCAACCCCGGCGCCGGCTGTTCCCTGCTGGATCGGACCGATCCCGATTAAATTGATTCCCTCGGTTCCGAAGGCGGCGGCGCCGCTCAGCAGGAATGAGAGTATGATGGCCAGATTTTTATTCATGATTTCTCCTTACATTGATTGGGGGTTTAAAAAGTGTGAAAGGAGAAAACCAGAAGTCCCGCAGAGTGGCAACACTAAAAAGTTATAAAAATGATCATGTATTGCATGTATAGGCTTGATTCGCGCGAAAGCGGTTTTATTTGACATTTTCATAATATTATAATTACCTAATGTTTTATTCGGAGACGCACTATGCAGGAAAAAGAACGGGAATTGGCGGCAGAGGTATTGAAAGCGATGGCACACCCCATTCGTCTGGGGGTGATTGAACAGCTGGCAGACGGGGAGAGAACCTGTACCGAGCTTTATCAGGAACTGGGATGCAGTCAGTCGATGCTTTCTCAGCAGCTGCGAACGCTCTGCCAGTATGGACTCGTGTCGATTCGGAAAGAGGGGGCCACAAAGTACTGTGCCCTTCAGAATTCCGATTTCCTGAAGCTGTTTGACTGTATGCATCGGCATTTAAGGACGTTTCTGCATTTTGAAAATGAGGAGTAATCAATGGATCAAAAGAAAATTGTGATTGTTGGCGGAGTGGCCGGCGGTGCAAGCGCCGCAGCGCGGGCGCGGCGCCTGA of Tichowtungia aerotolerans contains these proteins:
- a CDS encoding OmpP1/FadL family transporter, which codes for MNKNLAIILSFLLSGAAAFGTEGINLIGIGPIQQGTAGAGVASAKDSTWLLLNPAGLTDLERGADASIQLFAPNRTINSTLSGGAGKQTDDSAFFIPSISTSFGCCHGDNGYLGIGIYGTSGMGVDYDYGRIGTPGAQTSFDRQTQLSIAKLTVTYAQKFDSGLSVGAGPIFVLSRFRTDMFNAAGVPQNNKWDTAVGAGFIFGVNQKVTDKLSIGGSYITEQFMTEFDTYNQLLDDSLNLPQQLTVGLAYDILSNVEVALDYRWIGWNKLDTLGDQFGWEDQNIVKAGLTWDLNDRLTLRGGISHGNSPIDSDAAFGNSLFPAIMETHLATGLSYRFDNFHIDLAYVHALKTEQTANGNDAGPLGPMAAGTTISMYQNSLTIGAGWDF
- a CDS encoding group II intron maturase-specific domain-containing protein — encoded protein: MVFFNVRNFLERRLKLTVNETKSKVASLDECTFLGFQIKHGRIRWSQKSEKEFKRRIKELTGRSWGVSMAYRLKKLRQYMRGWIGYFGISEYYQPIPLLDQWIRRRVRMCYWKMWKRPAKRFRELLKLNVNIRQIKMVG
- a CDS encoding integron integrase; this encodes MTRKESVFWGRYADLVNKHGLSGYAAEWTVHRAQQFVYGLEGRKLRNVDATYLDQYLNVLGRNDSLQDWQMIQAINALKILLVDVVSLDWAVTYDWDARLSACRDLEPTHPTLAREAPLMRDVHRQEACALTPAAEAQLERIKEVVRTRAMSIRTEQTYVEWARRFVDYCGGTFPEGPAKVRDFLEYLALVRKVAPSTQSQALNALVFLYGQVLKVELGDLGEYRRPARKRRLPVVLSPGEVQLLLAAMSGRNKLMASLLYGAGMRLMECIRLRVQNIDFDNGYILVVDGKGGKDRRVPLPVKLVPELKAHLTAMKAQHDADLTAGFGEVFLPESLARKYPNASKEWIWQYVFPAARLSTDPRSGRRRRHHVSEKNLQKVVKSSAVKAGIPKRVTCHTLRHSFATHLLARGSDIRTVQELLGHADVSTTMIYTHVLNRSGVSGQSPLDTL
- the queA gene encoding tRNA preQ1(34) S-adenosylmethionine ribosyltransferase-isomerase QueA, with the protein product MKVDLFDFDLPRQYIADHPASPRDSARLLDLTGDGFADRVMRDLPDCLQPGDLLIANNTKVIPARLDGLRDAVKIEATLHMRTGNDEWLAFAKPGKRLKVGQRVDFADGFWAEVAEKLDGGDIRFRFNCGGDELFQCLEKYGRMPLPPYIQRKLESTENATDRNDYQTLFAKEEGAVAAPTAGLHFTEKIFQGLEKSGVSFETVTLHVGAGTFLPVKVDDTEEHKMHSEWGTLSQKTVELINATRMAGGRIVAVGTTSLRLLESAAIAPGSIKPFTGETDIFITPGYQFKIVDLLLTNFHLPRSTLFMLVSAFAGRERMLAAYEHAKAESYRFYSYGDGCLLKRR
- a CDS encoding IS256 family transposase, encoding MDRDQKTTEDTTKKIIEIDDSAVRGHLQELVRGSVEETLNGLLDAEADTLCGAKRYERSPDRVDSRAGHYERGLETQAGSVKLKVPKLRSIPFETQIIERYRRRESSVEEALMEMYLAGVSVRRVEDITQALWGTRVSPGTVSNLNQKVYERIEKWRTRPIDGEYPYVYLDGICLKRSWGGEVKNVSVLVAIGVNAEGYREILGAAEGEKEDKAGWQAFLRDLKERGLKGVRLIVSDKCLGLVESVAEVYPSADWQRCVVHWYRNIFQNVPRQKVKAVAAMLKAIHAQEDREAALEKAQAVVEKLKGMKLNKAADHVQRTVDETLSYMSYPEEHWRRIRTNNPLERIMREIRRRTRVVGSFPDGQSALMLVAARLRHIAGTKWGTRRYLNMTRLYELEQLKKNAA
- a CDS encoding ArsR/SmtB family transcription factor gives rise to the protein MQEKERELAAEVLKAMAHPIRLGVIEQLADGERTCTELYQELGCSQSMLSQQLRTLCQYGLVSIRKEGATKYCALQNSDFLKLFDCMHRHLRTFLHFENEE